One Aegilops tauschii subsp. strangulata cultivar AL8/78 chromosome 2, Aet v6.0, whole genome shotgun sequence genomic window, TCTCATTTGTAATCGCTATGGGCTCTTCGAAGGCGAAGATTGTCTTCAACCAGTGAGTTGGCGTGGAGATAGGAGGCGTGGAGAGGACCACAGGTTTGTCCTTGCAGAACCTGCTGGTGAAGCCTGTGTCAAACCACAAGACAATGCCGTAGCACCAGGTTACTCCTGGCACAGCCACGCCACTTTCAGGAAGCCTTAGCTCCAAGCTCGTGGTGAAATCCATTTCGCTTTCCTTCATAGTAACCAGATTTTATTACATGAAATGACAGACAATTCTACAGTTATGGATGTTGGCTTTGCCCCAGGATCAACACACACATATATAGTGGAGAAGAAAAACACGCAGAGGTTTTCTGGCACCGCACACTTGTGCCCTTTTCTCTTGTTCAACTTAGCAACAAACTCAGGTGATTACAAGTCCTTAAGTACCCCGACTAACCAcagcacacacgcacgcacccacTAAGCACACTTTTGCATCCAGCCACGGTCAAGCCACATACATCAGCTGAACCATGACTGGCTCCACTAGCCGGTAGAAACGGAAACTGATAACCACCTCTCTGGCCGCTCAGTTTCGGCCGATCTCCACGCACTTGGAGACGCAACACTGGTGATTATCAGGTCCACAACTAAGCCATTCTAACAACTAATCTTATCCATGCAGTACGTGCATGCTACTCATCTAACGGACGCCCACACATGCATCCACTTTCTTCTAAGACTGACTCAAAATTAAACATGATCTAATTAATCATCTCTACACTTAGCACTAATAACAAGATTAGTTCCAACAATCACCTTCCTAATCTTGTTATCACTTATTCCTCTCTTGAAACTCATAGCGTCGATGTCGTCGGTGCAACACGTAGACGGCCGCCAATGCCATCTTGTCACGCTGATTACAGCCGCCGCCACTGGCTTCAATGAGAACCATACCCTCCTACGCCTTCACCGCGAGTGTGTGCCGCGACAAGCTCGCTGCCTCATGTTCGCCACCGGTGCAGCAACTCCCCGATGACTCACCTCCATGTTGTCGCCGATGACGCGCCTTGTCGACAACTCCGACATGGAACTCCTCGTGGCAATGGCCTCCGCCCCATGGCCATCACCTCCTTGCCGCCGGTGCCGCAACTTACCGGACAGCATACCTTTCTCCATCACTCGTGACGCAGCTCGACGACGATGAAGAACCGGACCTCGACACACGAGGCCCTCGCGGCAAGCGTGCCGCCTTGAACTCTGCCCTTGCCATATGGGCGAGGTTGAGCCCCTCCGGTGACACGACGAGCACGGCGGAGTGGGCGAACCTTCTCCGATCATGGCTCTGAATACCAAGTGTTGGCTTTGCCCAAGGATCAACACACACATATAGTGGAGAAGAAGAACACGCAGAGGTTTTCTGGCACCGCACACTTGTGCCCTATTCTCTTGTTCAACTTAGCAACAAACTCAGGTGATTACAAGTCCTTAAGTACCCGGACTAACCAcaacacacacgcacgcacccacTAAGCACACTTTTGCATCCAGCCACGGTCAAGCCACATACATCGGCTGAACCATGACTGGCTCCACTAGCCGGTAGAAACGGCAGCTGATAACCACCTCTCTGGCCACTCAGTTTCGGCTGATCTCCACGCACTTGGAGACGCAACACTGGTGATTAACAGGTCCACAACTAAGCCATTCTAACAACTAATCTTATCCATGCAATACGTGCATGCTACTCACCTAACGGACGCCCACACATGCATCCACTTTCTTCTAAGACTGACTCAAAATTAAACATGATCTAATTAATCATCTCTACACTTACCACTAATAACAAGATTAGTTCCAACAATGGATGCACAGTTAGAGCATTTCTCGTTCTTATTAGGTTTAGCGTCATGGTTGGGGTTGTGTGGCGGCGGCGATGTCCCTTAGTAGGAATAATGTCGACCACATTGCGTCTCACATCGTGAGAGGGTGTGTGGAGGTATGTCTTCGTCGGATCTTGCAGGATTCGattggtgatggtcttcggtggATCTGTCTGGATCCGGTCTTCGTTCGTCTTTGTTTGGGTGTTTACAGGTTTGATCTCCGATCTACGACTTTCTTCATCGGTGATGATTGCTGCTCTAGTGCGCTGGTCCTACGGGGCCTTAGCACAACGACTTCCTAACTGTCTACTTTTGTCCAGCTCCAGCAAGGGAGGGGCCATGATGGCAGCACGCCTTCGGCTCGCTCTAGTGTTTGTAGTCATTGCTAGGTGGTCCACGGACCTGGTTGTAATATTTATTGCCTCTGTTATTCTTTGCACTGCCATAATTGAAGACgaatagattggaagtttctTTAAAAAAATGCTCAAACACATTTGTGGCATTTTCTCGATCTCTTCTCTCACCAAGGCTGGTAAACTTTTGCTGGAGTGAACCAATGATTTACTCTGGTGAACTCACTGCCCCGAAGCCACATAATAGGGCAAACAATGCTACTTTGATACCTTGTGAAATTTTCCCGACAACACATGTTGGACGTCAGTGTTTGTCACAAATGCATCACAACCAACTAACACATTGAAATAGGACAACATTTCAATCAATGTCACAATCTGTTTCCGTACAACACATGGGCACTCTAATAGTATGTACCAATAAGAATTTTATAGGGGGTCTCTTAATTGAAGTCCGGTGCCTTTTATGTGACTATATGAACTTAGACAACAACCAATATAGTAAAATACAAATAATATGTCCGTGACATAACGAGTACTATATTGTTACAATTGTAAGTACAACAACACAAATCATGTAAATCATTAATAAAGAAGACAAAGGAGCATGGTATTTGTGTTTTTTGAACTGAAACAGTAGGTGAATTACATAATTCATAATTTTATTGAAAGAAAAGTGTGTattgaagaaaataaaattacatgTTTGTGTGTAATATACCCAGTCATTGGCAAAGCACATGACCTTCGATTATGCGAGATCATGCATGCATGCTAGTATACTGTTATGTTCTTTTTAGGGACACGCAGATGAGAAGATACTTGCCTTCTCCCCTCTCAGCAAGGTGCCCCGTGACATAGTATGCACATTTCTTGAATATCTCATTGAGCAAGGATTCACCGAAATGGCTTGCAAGTAGGGGTCCGAACACCGCCCTCAAGCTCTGTGCGATGTTAATTGCACTCTGAATGGTGTTGTGTGCATCATCCCCTTGTGAGTCATCATGAGGATCCCAGTTGGACTCGAACAATTTGATGTGGCTCACATTGAACAACTCATTTTGCGTGACTACTGCCTTCACTTCATTGATCGATGGCGTGTAAACGGGGAGATTGAAGGAGTCGAGCTTTTCCTTCTTCAGCAGACCCTGTTAGGTACATTAACAAATGGTTTATAGTCTTACATTTTTCAAAATTCAGCCTGATAGTTGTGGTAAATTAAGTTAACATGTCATTCTGAAATTGCCGTCGGTACAATTCCGCAACACCTGCTGGCGTAGTCTTAGCAATGTAAATGTTTCCCTCGTTTAGGTATTCTCTTCCTCCTTCCTCTAATCCAGCAGGAACCTAAATTAAAATAATGACAATTAGGGACCATGAACAAGACATACATGAATGTAAATGTTCTCTGCATAATTTGGGTACCCGAGAACGCCAATGGAGGCAAAATGACGAGTGAAAGAGGTGGCAACTCTGACGAGGGAAAAGCCTAGTGTAGTAGGAGCCTGGTAACCCAGCGATATAGAAAGCTGGTAGCAGTGTATTTTCTTTATGTTCTGCTGTTATCGACTCTTTGAACCGTTCGAGCGAACGGAAGACATGATTGAAGTCATTTCCTGGTAGATCATTGAGAAAGAACTGGAGCTCCACGGAGTTGCACCTAGATTTTTCATCATTATCACGGCCTACCACCTTGATCACCTTGGAGACGAAGAAGAGTGTGTTCTGACCAGAAGAGCACCCTAAATCAACAGAAGTCATTGTTGGCTGGTGGATATCCATGCACACTTCTCTCACGGCCTTCTCAAGCACCACCTCTGTCTCAAGCAAAGCTTTTTGCTAGCATAAATCAACACATGAAAGGGAAATCCTGGTTAAAAACACAGTGCAATCTACTCGAGCAAAGTTTATAGCTGCAACGGAGAGTTTAAATGATACTTTTATAAAAGTTGTACTCTCTATATCTtttcaaaaaatatatatgaAAGAAGTACATGTTCTTGATGTTTAGATATTGTTTACAAACCTGAAGCCTTGAGTTGTTCACGTAGCTAGTCTCTCCTTCGCCTTTGGCTATGTGCAAGTCACGTTCAATGTTCATAGCTACGATCGATCGAATAGATCTTTTGTTGCCTAATTCCTGATGTAGCAGTAGCTCTTGTCGCCCTCGTGCAGGTCTATTTATAGGGAAATGATTTCTCAAGAAGTGTGATTTGTTCCTCTCGATCGAATTAGGAGCTTATATGAAATAAAAGACGCCAAACTgtttagagcaactccaacgcgccgACCTATTTCGTCCGCGCGTGTCATTTGGGTCAAAACCGACACAAAAGTCGGCTCAGCGCGCCGACTCAAACAGACGCGCGTCCGCTTTTCGTCTGTCGGGTGACCCATTCCTGGCGGAAATTTGGCCTGATTTGCGTCGACGCGGACACGAGGCGGATGCGCGCGACGCCGGCCTACTTCTCCCCCTGGCTCGTCAGTCGGTGTCACATAGACCATTCTCTTCCTCCCATCGACAGCATGCCCCCGACCGCCCCaccccatcgccgccgccgcccagttTCGGTGTCGTCGCCAGCAGTCTGCACCCACATACCTCCCCCACAGCACGTCACCTTCCcacgtcgccggcaccaccgccTCGCCGCCGGGCCACCATAGCTTCCCCCATACATCGGCGCGAGCACCACCtcggcccccctctcccccggCCAGCTCCTTCGACAACGTCGGCACGCTCGTCTGACGCCGCCACACTCGCCGGATGCCGCCAGGCCAGCTACCTGGTCGGGGAGGCGCGCGTCTCTTCGTTGTCCTACTTCTTCGACGACGCCCACAAGCTGTTCGATGGTTTGCCTGCAAGGTACAAATTGACTCCGCCAACAAGTTCTTTTTCCACAATTTCCTTTGCGACTCGGATGATTTTTCATCCGACGATGAGGGGATGGTGGCTCTTGTGTTGGTCGCCCATGACCACCTTAGTAGGCAGCGGCCTTGTTCCGGGGCTCAATCCCTGGGCACACTCGGGCGTTGAATCGCAACCGAGGGAGCGACCCTTTCCTTCTTTGGAAGGACTACTTCGAGACACCCAACCCGCTCTTCAAACATCACCAATTCCAGCGCCGTTTCCGTATGGCTAGGCATATTTTCAACCGTATTTGGGAGGGGGTGGTCGGGTACGATATGTATTTCGAGTGCAAGGAGGATGCCCTTGGAAAGACTGACTTCTGCTCTTACCAGAAATGCACCGCAGCTATCTGGATGCTTGCATGCGGAGTATCCGGTGAACTCATTAACGAGTACGTCCATATGAGCGAGTCTACATGCCTAGACTCCATGTACAAGTTCTGCAAGGTCGTGATTGCagtgtttggccctgagtacttgtGAGAGCCAAATGTTGAAGATATAGCCCGCTTGTTGGCGGTGAATGCCATCAGGGGCTTCTAGGGGATGCTTCGTAGCATAGATTGTATGCACTGAGAATGCTTTCACTCCCCTTCTACTTAGCAGGGGCAGTATAGGGGCCATGTCAAggcttgcactgtcatacttAAGGTCGTGGCCTCACAAGATCTTTGGATTTTGCACTCTTCTCGGGATGGCTGGATcgcacaatgatatcaacgtgcttcaaTCCTCTCCGGCGTTTGCAAGGCTTGCAAAAGGCAACTGCCCGCCGGTGAATGTTAACATTAACGACCACAACTACAACAAAGGATACTACCTAATTGACGGTATCTATTCTCAGTGGACTAGTATTGTCAAGACAATCTCCAACTTTGTTGGAGAGAATAGGAGGAGATTTGCACAAGAGAaagagagtgctaggaaggatgtggaGCTTGCCTTTGGTGTTCTGCAATCTCAATGGGGCATTGTTCGATATCCTGCTAGAACTTGGAGCACCAAGAAGTTTttggaggtgatgactgcttgtgtgatcatgcacaatatgatcgtgGAGAATGAGCGCCCGGAACGCATCTACGACCAACggtttcagtttcagggtgaCAATGTTGTGTCTGAGCATGGAGGAGCGGCAACGTTTGCACAGATCACCCAATTTCATCATCAAATGCGTGATTGAGAAACTCACATTCAGCTGCAAGATGATTTGGTTGAGTATATGTGGGCTCACGTttgcaaccaatagatgtatctttTTTTTAAATGTATTTGAGACAATTTAATTTTTATTTGACTTGTAAGCTATGATATATTTATTTAGTTTGTGAACTACGATGTATTTATTTGCTTGTGAAACTATGTAAAAAATGTTTGTAGTTTGTTTGAATATGTTTGAAAAACTACAGCAAGCCGGCCGCGAGGGCGAAAATGGGTCTGCGCGTTGGGCACGCAGCCGACCCAAACGCAAAAGAGGGCGGACGACGAGCGGACGGCCGACCCAAACAGACAAAAAGCGGACAAGGCGCACGTCCGGTTGGGTCGCGCGTTGAAGTTGCTCTTAGGTGCCATACAAAATGAGTGTCCCTCTATCCACCTTCATGAGAAGAAACCTAGGATTATGGGACTTTTGGCAACCTAGGAGAAAGAGAAATTGTAAACAAGCAAATATACTAGCAAGACTAGTCATTAAGAAGGaggaataataataataataataataataataataataataataataataataataataataataataataagaagaagaagaagaagaagaagaagaagaagaagaagacaaccATTGGTCAGGAGATATTGCTCATTTAAAATATTAAACTGATTGGGCTATCAGAACATTTATTCGTAAACGTATATATTGAAAACAGTAGATTTTTATACTGATTCAAACTATCATTGTTCTCAAAATTAATGTTGAATTATTTTAAACATTATTAGTACTTAAAATATTTACAAACATATAAAAATATTAAAGTATTCTCAAAGTGTATTGTGTGAATTCAAAAAACAAGAAAAATGAAGAATTCCAATGGATTTTCTCCCTCAACTTGGAAAGATTTCAAATCATCATAGATATAGTGACTATCCAGAGTTTTTGCTCGGTTATTCAATATATTCACAAATTTAATATTTAAATATTTAATgtttaatattttttgaattaacATAATTAAGGAATATATAGGGAAATCACCAAAAAAGCATGAATGTGCTTGGATATTCAAAAAATGTAAAGTTATTTTAATTGTTATCTAGGGTATATGTGGGAAAGAACAAGCAGTAACATGTGTGAACCTATATGGTAACACATAAGAACTTCTATTCGCCAAAAAAAACACATCAGAACTTCTGTAGCAAGGCCCCTGCTCAAACCTCCAAATCAGTTTTTGGGGCTGGAGGCAAAAAATTACTCCAGCAGGGCCTTCCAAGCACCCAAATAGGGAAGGCCCCGTACTCCCACGAGCTAGGAGAGAGACAGAAAAAAAATTGAGCCATTGATTAGCGGATTCCATATGCCAGTAAGAAAATTGGGGTCGCTACTGGAACTCAAGACCCTTTGAGGTGCTCAGTGTAGAGAAGGAAAAATAGGCTGTGCAACACAATGCATTGATCGGTGCACCAGGCATGTATATATGAGTACATAGAGGGGCTACAACCTCAACTATACAGATGAACTAGGAGGTGGGCTCAAGACACAATATACACGTACACATATattcaacaccccccccccccccccccccccgcgcagtCGAAGCGGCGCCGGAGACGCGGAGACTGGAACGAAACTCCTCGgaggtgaaagtcggcagtcccTTAATCTTCACATCGGCGAACTGTTGTGCGGTCGGAACATGGAGGACCCGAATGCGTCCAAGGGCCACCTGCTCATGCACAAAGTGAATGTCCAGCTTAATATGCTTAGTCCGGCGATGATGAATGGGCTTGGCGGAGGGTACACCGCAGAgatgttgtcacagtagacaaccGTAGCCCGGGAGACGTCATGATGCAACTCCTGAAGTAGCTGTCGGAGCCGGGTGAGAGTCAGATACTGAAGAGCACCAACAATGGACCGGTAGAACGGAGCATCCGACGCGGGCGAGCCCTCGAGAGCAGAAACTTTGGCCTTCGTGTCAACAGGAGTAGCAACAGGgtggtgttgggaatcgtagcataatttaaaattttcctacgctcaccaagatgcatctatggagtctactagcaacgaagggaaaggagtggatctacatacccttgtagatcgcgagcggaagcgttccaatgaacgtggatgacggagttgtactcgccgtgatccaaatcaccgatgaccgagtgccgaacggacggcacctccgcgttcaacacacgtacggtgcagcaacgtctcctccttcttgatccagcaagggggaaggagaggttgatggagatccaacagcacgacggcgtggtggtggatgtagcgggtctccggcagggcttcgccgagcttctgcgagagagagagaggtgttgcaggggaggagggaggcgcccaaggcttagatgttgctgccctcccttccccccactatatatagggccaagggagagggggggggggcgcagccttgccccttcctccaaggaagggtgcggccaggggggagtccttcccccccaaggcacctcggaggtgccttccccctttaggactctccctttttctcttatctcttgcgcatgggcctcttggggctggtgcccttggcccatataggccaaggcgcaccccttacagcccatgtggccccccggggctggtggacccccttggtggacccccggacccctttcggcactcccggtacaataccgataaagcgcgaaacttttccggcgaccaaaataagacttcccatatataaatctttacctccggaccattccggaacctctcgtgatgtccgggatctcatccgggactccgaacaattttcgggtttccgcatacatatatctctacaaccctagcgtcaccggaccttaagtgtgtagaccctacgggttcgggagacatgcagacatgaccgagacgcctctccggtcaataaccaacagcgggatctggatacccatgttggctcccacatgttccacgatgatatcatcggatgaaccacggtgtcgaggattcaatcaatccgtatgcaattccctttgtcaatcggtatgttacttgcacgagattcgatcgtcggtatcccaataccttgttcaatctcgttaccggcaagtctctttactcgtaccgcaatgcatgatcccgtgactaacgctttagtcacattgagctcattatgatgatgcattaccgagtgggcccagagatacctctccgtcacacggagtgacaaatcccagtctcgatccgtgctaacccaacagacactttcggagatacccgtaatgcacctttatagtcacccagttacgttgtgacgtttggcacacccaaagcactcctacggtatccgggagttgcacgatctcatggtctaaggaaaagatacttgacattggaaaagctctagcaaacgaaactacacgatcttttatgctatgcttaggattgggtcttgtccatcacatcattctcctaatgatgtgatcccgttatcaacgacatccaatgtccatggtcaggaaaccgtaaccatctattgatcaacgagctagtcaactagaggctcactagggacatggtgttgtctatgtattcacacatgtattacgatttccggacaatacaattatagcatgaataatggacaattaccatgaacaaagaaatataataataaccatttattattgcctctagggcatatttccaacagtctcccacttgcactagagtcaataatctagttcacatcaccatgtgattaacactcactggtcacatcaccatgtgaccaacatctaaagagtttactagagtcaacaatctagttcacatcactatgtgattatcactcaatgtgttctggtttggtcatgttatgcttgtgagagaggttattagtcaacgggtctgaacctttcagaaccgtgtgctttacgaatatctatgtcatcttgtggatgctaccacgcgctatttggagccatttcaaataattgctctactatacgaatccggtttgctactcagagtcatccggattagtgtcaaagttcgcatcgacgtaaccatttacgacgaactcctttccacctccataatcgagaaaattcctttatccactaggtactaaggataagttcgaccgctgtcatgagatcctttcccggatcaccattgtaccctcttgaccaactcatggcaaggcacactacatgtgcggtacacagcatagcatactatagagcctatgtctaaagcataggggacgaccttcgtcctttttctatcttccgctgtggtcaggtcttgagtctcactcaatactcacaccttgtaacacagccaagaactccttctttgctgatctatttcgaactctttcaaaatcatgtcaaggtgtgctgtcttttgaaagtatcatcaggcgtcttgatctatctctatggatcttgatgcccaatatgtaagcagctttatccaggtcttcctttgaaaa contains:
- the LOC109747464 gene encoding anthranilate O-methyltransferase 2-like produces the protein MDIHQPTMTSVDLGCSSGQNTLFFVSKVIKVVGRDNDEKSRCNSVELQFFLNDLPGNDFNHVFRSLERFKESITAEHKENTLLPAFYIAGLPGSYYTRLFPRQSCHLFHSSFCLHWRSRGLLKKEKLDSFNLPVYTPSINEVKAVVTQNELFNVSHIKLFESNWDPHDDSQGDDAHNTIQSAINIAQSLRAVFGPLLASHFGESLLNEIFKKCAYYVTGHLAERGEGKYLLICVSLKRT
- the LOC109747463 gene encoding uncharacterized protein, with amino-acid sequence MAGSHNDINVLQSSPAFARLAKGNCPPVNVNINDHNYNKGYYLIDGIYSQWTSIVKTISNFVGENRRRFAQEKESARKDVELAFGVLQSQWGIVRYPARTWSTKKFLEVMTACVIMHNMIVENERPERIYDQRFQFQGDNVVSEHGGAATFAQITQFHHQMRD